Below is a genomic region from Pseudazoarcus pumilus.
GTGACGCACGAATTCTGGTCCTTCTGCCTGTCCCGCCTCGAGAGCGAACTGCCGCCGCAGCAGTTCAGCACTTGGATCAAGGCGTTGCGTGCCGACCAGGAGCAGCCGTCCGAGGGCCCCTCGCTGCGCCTGTGCGCGCCCAATCGCTTCGTGCTGCAATGGGTTCGCGACCGCTACCTCGGGCGCATCGGCGAACTGGGCGAGGAATTCCACGGCGAACCGATCGACCTGCAACTGGTGCTGCCCGCCAACGGCTCCGCCGTCCCGCCGCAGCCACGTGCCGCCCAGGCCGATCGCCCGGTCGAAGCCACACCGCCCGAAGCCGCGACGCCGCCCCCCAAACCGGCTCCGCGTCACGACCATGGTGAGCCTGGCTACGACAAGACGCGGCTGAACGGCGACTTCAGCTTCGACAACCTGGTCACCGGCCGCGCCAACGATCTCGCGCGCGCGGCGGCGATGCAGGTCGCGGAAAACCCGGGCACCTCGTACAACCCGCTGTTCATCTACGGCGGCGTCGGCCTGGGCAAGACCCACCTGGTGCATGCCATCGGCAACGCGGTGTTCGAGGCCAACCCGTCGGCGGTGATCCGCTACGTGCACGCCGAGGACTACTACGCCGACGTGGTGCGTGCCTACCAGCAGCAGAGTTTCGACCAGTTCAAGCTCTACTATCGCTCGCTCGACCTGCTGATCATCGACGACATCCAGTTCTTCAACAAGAAGACGCGCACCCAGGAAGAATTCTTCCACGCCTTCAACGCGCTGACCGAGGCCAAGAAGCAGATCATCATCACCTGCGACACCTACCCCAAGGACATCCAGGGGCTGGAGGACCGCCTGATCTCGCGCTTCGACTGGGGTCTGACCGTGCAGATCGAGCCGCCCGAGCTCGAGATGCGCGTGGCCATCCTGAAGAAGAAGGCCGAGGTGGTGCGCATCGACCTGTCCGACGACGTCGCCTTCCTGATCGCCAAGAACCTGCGCTCGAACGTGCGCGAGCTCGAGGGCGCGCTCAACAAGGTCGTCGCATTCGCGCGTTTCCACAACAAACCGATTTCGCTGGAGCTGTCCAAGGAAGCGCTCAAGGATCTGCTCAACGCGCACAACCGACAGCTCACCATCGAGCACATCCAGAAGACCGTGGCCGACTTCTACAAGATCAAGATCGCCGACATGCATTCGCGCAAGCGCACGCGCGTGATCGCCCGTCCGCGCCAGGTCGCGATGTGGCTGGCCAAGGAACTCACGCCGATGTCGCTGCCGGCCATCGGCGAGGCCTTCGGCGGGCGCGACCACACCACGGTGATCCACGCCTGCCGCACGATCACGGCCCTGCGCCTGTCGGACACGCAGCTCAACCACGACGTACACGTGCTCAACCAGGTGCTAAGGGGATGAGCGCGCTCAAGCAAGCCGAAACCGTGACCACCAACAACAACGACGGACGATTCTGACGCCATGCACTTGCTCACCACCACGCGCGACGCACTGCTCGCTCCGCTGCAGTCGGTCGCCAACATCGTCGAGAAGCGCCACACCCTGCCGATCCTGTCCAACGTGCTGATCGAAAAGCGCGGCGAACAGCTCACCATGCTCGCCACCGACATCGAGATCCAGATCCGCACCACCACCGCCGGCGATCTGGGCGGCGAGGACGCCAGCCTCACCGTGTCGGCGCGCAAGCTGCAGGACATCCTGCGCGCGTTGCCCGATGGTGCCGACGTCAACCTCACGCTCGACGACAAGCGCCTGACGGTGAAGACCGGCAAGAGCCGCTTCGCGCTGCAGACGCTGCCAGCGGCCGACTACCCGCGCATGAATCCGCCCGAGGAGAGCAGCGTGCGCTTCTCGGTCTCGCAGCGCGCCTTCAAGCGCCAGCTCGCGCAGGTCGGCTACGCGATGGCGCAGCAGGACATCCGCTATTACCTCAACGGCCTGCTCATCATCGTCGACGGCAGCGAGCTGCGCATGGTCGCCACCGACGGCCACCGCCTGGCCTTCGCGTCGAGCACGCTGGAATCCACGCACGAGCGCGCCGACGTGATCCTGCCGCGCAAGACCGTCACCGAACTCACGCGCCAGCTCGCCGACAGCGACGACCTGCTCGAAGTCGTGCTCGCCGGCAACCAGGCGGTATTCCGCTTCGGGCCCACCGAGCTCGTCTCCAAACTGATCGACGGCAAGTTTCCCGACTACGAGCGCGTGATCCCGCAGAACCACCCCAAGCAGGTCAATTTCGACCGCTCCGAACTGCTCGCCGCGCTGCAGCGCGTGGCCATCCTGACCAACGAGAAATTCCGCGGCGTGCGTCTGGTGATCGACGACGGCGTGCTGCGCATCAGCAGTTCCAACTCCGAACAGGAAGAAGCCGTCGAGGAACTCGAAATCGATTTCTCGGGCGAGGGCGCCGACATCGGCTTCAACGTCAGCTACCTGCTCGACGTGCTCGGCAACGTATCCAGCGACACCATCGAATGGCACTTCAACGACGGCAACTCGTCGGCCCTGCTGACCCTGCCGGGCAACGACAGCTTCAAATACGTAGTCATGCCCATGCGCATCTAAGGAAGACGCGCATAAACCTACTGCGCCCGTCCATCCCGCCCCTGCGATGCTCGCCATACCGGTGTATGGCTGCGCGTCTCGGGCCGGCCTGAACGGGCTCGCTACGGTTTCT
It encodes:
- the dnaA gene encoding chromosomal replication initiator protein DnaA; its protein translation is MTHEFWSFCLSRLESELPPQQFSTWIKALRADQEQPSEGPSLRLCAPNRFVLQWVRDRYLGRIGELGEEFHGEPIDLQLVLPANGSAVPPQPRAAQADRPVEATPPEAATPPPKPAPRHDHGEPGYDKTRLNGDFSFDNLVTGRANDLARAAAMQVAENPGTSYNPLFIYGGVGLGKTHLVHAIGNAVFEANPSAVIRYVHAEDYYADVVRAYQQQSFDQFKLYYRSLDLLIIDDIQFFNKKTRTQEEFFHAFNALTEAKKQIIITCDTYPKDIQGLEDRLISRFDWGLTVQIEPPELEMRVAILKKKAEVVRIDLSDDVAFLIAKNLRSNVRELEGALNKVVAFARFHNKPISLELSKEALKDLLNAHNRQLTIEHIQKTVADFYKIKIADMHSRKRTRVIARPRQVAMWLAKELTPMSLPAIGEAFGGRDHTTVIHACRTITALRLSDTQLNHDVHVLNQVLRG
- the dnaN gene encoding DNA polymerase III subunit beta encodes the protein MHLLTTTRDALLAPLQSVANIVEKRHTLPILSNVLIEKRGEQLTMLATDIEIQIRTTTAGDLGGEDASLTVSARKLQDILRALPDGADVNLTLDDKRLTVKTGKSRFALQTLPAADYPRMNPPEESSVRFSVSQRAFKRQLAQVGYAMAQQDIRYYLNGLLIIVDGSELRMVATDGHRLAFASSTLESTHERADVILPRKTVTELTRQLADSDDLLEVVLAGNQAVFRFGPTELVSKLIDGKFPDYERVIPQNHPKQVNFDRSELLAALQRVAILTNEKFRGVRLVIDDGVLRISSSNSEQEEAVEELEIDFSGEGADIGFNVSYLLDVLGNVSSDTIEWHFNDGNSSALLTLPGNDSFKYVVMPMRI